One genomic segment of Amycolatopsis sp. WQ 127309 includes these proteins:
- a CDS encoding MarR family winged helix-turn-helix transcriptional regulator — MEALGVVAGLVRSSFLVNAVYAESAREYGLTVQQGQLLCVLMAQPYGMGDLGATLGLEKSSLTGLVDRAVRRGLVRREPVPDDRRAVQVVLTGEGRELAADFYASTCRRVEELASGLPPAERDLLATLLGRVVQDNEVPTVFLDVR, encoded by the coding sequence TCTCGGTGTGGTGGCCGGACTCGTGCGGTCGTCGTTCCTGGTGAACGCCGTCTACGCCGAGTCGGCGCGCGAGTACGGGCTCACCGTGCAGCAGGGGCAGTTGTTGTGCGTGCTGATGGCGCAGCCCTACGGCATGGGCGACCTCGGCGCGACGCTCGGCCTCGAGAAGTCCAGCCTCACCGGCCTCGTCGACCGCGCGGTCCGGCGCGGGCTCGTGCGCCGCGAGCCCGTCCCGGACGACCGCCGCGCGGTGCAGGTGGTCCTGACCGGCGAAGGCCGCGAACTGGCGGCGGACTTCTACGCGTCGACGTGCCGCCGGGTCGAGGAGCTCGCGAGCGGTCTGCCGCCCGCCGAACGCGATCTGCTGGCGACGTTGCTGGGGCGCGTGGTCCAGGACAACGAGGTCCCGACGGTGTTCCTCGACGTGCGCTGA
- a CDS encoding acyl-CoA carboxylase subunit epsilon, which produces MSDSVNDSVNDEVRPLLRVVRGNPSDAELAALTAVVAAASAARGPGKPTPRTSWWGDHATSLRRPHHPGEGAWRASGLPN; this is translated from the coding sequence GTGAGCGACTCGGTGAACGACTCCGTGAACGACGAGGTGCGGCCCCTGCTGCGCGTGGTCCGGGGCAACCCGAGCGACGCCGAGCTGGCGGCGCTGACGGCGGTCGTCGCCGCGGCGTCGGCCGCCCGGGGTCCCGGGAAGCCGACGCCGCGGACGTCGTGGTGGGGCGACCACGCGACTTCGCTGCGTCGGCCGCACCACCCCGGCGAAGGCGCTTGGCGCGCCTCGGGTCTGCCTAACTGA
- a CDS encoding acyl-CoA carboxylase subunit beta yields MSSATEPLGTPPEDEPDIHTTAGKLADLYRRYDEAVHAGSARAVEKQHAKGKKTARERIELLLDENSFVELDELARHRSTNFGQEKNRPYGDGVVTGYGTVDGRPVCVFSQDVTIFGGSLGEVYGEKIVKVMDLAIKTGRPIVGINEGGGARIQEGVVSLGLYGEIFRRNVQASGVIPQISLIMGANAGGHVYSPALTDFVVMVDETSQMFITGPDVVKTVTGEDVTFEELGGGRTHNTKSGVAHYLGSDDEDAIAYVKELLSYLPQNNLSDAPVFEPSDAPAGFFEDVTDADRELDTLIPDSPNTPYDMHEVINRVVDDGEFLEVHELFAPNIIVGFGRVDGQSIGVVANQPTQFAGCLDIDASEKAARFVRTCDAFNIPVLTFVDVPGFLPGTEQEWNGIIRRGAKLIYAYAEATVPLVTIITRKAFGGAYDVMGSKHLGADINLAWPTAQVAVMGGQGAVNIVHRKTLANAANEGKDVDELRAELLQEYEDTLLNPYAAAERGYVDSVIVPAHTRGHVARALSLLRNKRESLPPKKHGNIPL; encoded by the coding sequence ATGAGCAGTGCGACGGAGCCGCTCGGGACGCCGCCCGAGGATGAACCGGACATCCACACCACGGCCGGGAAGCTGGCCGACCTGTACCGCCGGTACGACGAGGCGGTGCACGCGGGCTCGGCCCGCGCGGTGGAGAAGCAGCACGCCAAGGGCAAGAAAACCGCCCGCGAGCGGATCGAGCTGCTACTGGACGAGAACTCGTTCGTGGAGCTCGACGAGCTGGCCCGGCACCGCTCGACCAACTTCGGCCAGGAGAAGAACCGGCCGTACGGCGACGGCGTCGTCACCGGTTACGGGACCGTCGACGGCCGTCCGGTGTGCGTGTTCAGCCAGGACGTGACGATCTTCGGCGGCAGTCTCGGCGAGGTGTACGGCGAGAAGATCGTCAAGGTGATGGACCTGGCGATCAAGACCGGCCGCCCGATCGTCGGCATCAACGAGGGCGGCGGCGCGCGCATCCAGGAGGGCGTCGTCTCGCTCGGCCTCTACGGCGAGATCTTCCGCCGCAACGTGCAGGCCTCCGGCGTCATCCCGCAGATCTCGCTGATCATGGGCGCGAACGCGGGCGGGCACGTCTACTCCCCCGCGCTGACCGACTTCGTCGTGATGGTCGACGAGACGTCGCAGATGTTCATCACCGGCCCGGACGTCGTCAAGACGGTCACCGGCGAGGACGTCACCTTCGAGGAGCTCGGCGGCGGCCGCACCCACAACACGAAGTCGGGCGTCGCGCACTACCTCGGTTCCGACGACGAGGACGCCATCGCCTACGTCAAGGAACTGCTCTCCTACCTGCCGCAGAACAACCTCTCGGACGCGCCCGTCTTCGAGCCGTCGGATGCGCCGGCAGGGTTCTTCGAAGACGTCACGGACGCCGATCGCGAGCTCGACACGCTCATCCCGGACTCGCCGAACACGCCGTACGACATGCACGAGGTGATCAACCGCGTCGTCGACGACGGCGAGTTCCTCGAGGTCCACGAGCTGTTCGCGCCGAACATCATCGTCGGCTTCGGCCGCGTCGACGGCCAGAGCATCGGCGTCGTGGCGAACCAGCCGACGCAGTTCGCCGGCTGCCTCGACATCGACGCGTCCGAGAAGGCCGCGCGGTTCGTCCGCACCTGCGACGCGTTCAACATCCCGGTGCTCACCTTCGTCGACGTCCCGGGTTTCCTGCCGGGCACCGAGCAGGAGTGGAACGGCATCATCCGCCGCGGCGCGAAGCTGATCTACGCCTACGCGGAGGCCACGGTCCCGCTGGTCACGATCATCACGCGCAAGGCGTTCGGCGGCGCGTACGACGTCATGGGCTCCAAGCACCTCGGCGCCGACATCAACCTCGCCTGGCCGACCGCGCAGGTCGCGGTGATGGGCGGGCAGGGCGCGGTGAACATCGTGCACCGCAAGACGCTGGCCAACGCGGCGAACGAGGGCAAGGACGTCGACGAGCTGCGCGCCGAGCTGCTCCAGGAGTACGAGGACACGCTGCTCAACCCGTACGCGGCGGCCGAGCGGGGTTACGTCGACTCGGTGATCGTGCCGGCGCACACGCGCGGGCACGTCGCGCGGGCGTTGTCGTTGCTGCGCAACAAACGCGAGTCGCTGCCGCCCAAGAAGCACGGGAACATCCCGCTGTGA
- a CDS encoding FAD-dependent monooxygenase produces the protein MSRSILISGASIAGPTLAHWLAKAGWAVTVVERFDHVREQGQNIDVRGVGRQVIRRMGLEDAVRAAHTGETGTDFVDEHGRAIAAFAGGTDDTSGGTAELEILRGQFAKILYTHSKDDAEYVFGDQITALHDDGAGVDVEFQRGSRRRFDAVVLAEGLRSRSRALVMPDARIHELGLYNAFLAIPRTGDDTDRWRVLPCGHGRMLSLRPDNLGTTQASLSFTSDVRGLDPLGHDDVAAVLRATFADVGWAAPRVLAELDNGSLYFEDIGQAKLAKWSRGRIALLGDAAYCASPVSGMGTTLALAGAYVLAGELAGHDDPRDAFTRYEQVLRPLVAKAQQLPPGAPQIAHPRSRLQLAAFRTAVRVASSPLLGRVSGVAGKFMTPPAEAITLPEYPIPATA, from the coding sequence TTGAGTCGCAGCATCCTGATTTCCGGGGCCAGTATCGCCGGGCCCACCCTCGCCCACTGGCTCGCGAAGGCGGGCTGGGCGGTGACCGTCGTCGAGCGCTTCGACCACGTGCGCGAGCAGGGCCAGAACATCGACGTCCGCGGGGTCGGGCGCCAGGTCATCCGCCGGATGGGCCTGGAGGACGCCGTCCGCGCCGCCCACACCGGGGAGACCGGCACGGACTTCGTCGACGAGCACGGCCGCGCGATCGCCGCCTTCGCGGGCGGCACCGACGACACCTCCGGCGGCACGGCCGAGCTGGAGATCCTGCGCGGCCAGTTCGCCAAGATCCTCTACACCCACTCCAAGGACGACGCCGAGTACGTCTTCGGCGACCAGATCACCGCCCTGCACGACGACGGCGCCGGCGTCGACGTCGAGTTCCAGCGGGGTTCGCGCCGCCGGTTCGACGCCGTCGTCCTCGCCGAAGGCCTCCGCTCGCGCAGCCGGGCGCTGGTCATGCCCGACGCGCGGATCCACGAACTGGGCCTCTACAACGCTTTCCTCGCGATCCCGCGCACCGGCGACGACACCGACCGGTGGCGCGTGCTGCCCTGCGGGCACGGGCGAATGCTGTCGCTGCGCCCGGACAACCTCGGCACCACCCAGGCGTCGCTGAGCTTCACCTCCGACGTCCGCGGCCTGGACCCGCTCGGCCACGACGACGTCGCCGCGGTCCTGCGGGCGACCTTCGCCGACGTCGGCTGGGCGGCCCCGCGGGTACTCGCCGAACTGGACAACGGCTCGCTGTACTTCGAGGACATCGGCCAGGCGAAGCTGGCCAAGTGGAGCCGCGGCCGGATCGCGCTGCTCGGCGACGCCGCCTACTGCGCGTCTCCGGTCAGCGGCATGGGCACCACCCTGGCGCTGGCCGGCGCGTACGTCCTGGCCGGGGAGCTCGCCGGCCACGACGATCCGCGCGACGCCTTCACCCGCTACGAACAGGTGCTGCGGCCGCTGGTGGCGAAGGCGCAGCAGCTCCCGCCGGGGGCGCCGCAGATCGCCCACCCGCGCAGCCGCCTGCAGCTCGCCGCGTTCCGGACCGCCGTGCGCGTGGCGTCGTCGCCGCTGCTCGGCCGGGTCTCGGGCGTGGCGGGCAAGTTCATGACGCCGCCGGCCGAGGCGATCACGCTGCCGGAGTACCCGATCCCGGCCACCGCGTAG
- a CDS encoding response regulator transcription factor, with product MTRVLIADDQALLRGSFRVLVDSAPGLTVVGEASDGVEAVALARYEKPDVVLMDVRMPEMDGIEATRRICAETEVRVLMLTTFDLDEYVYAALRAGASGFLLKDTRPADLLAAIGIIAGGDALLAPSVTRRLVAEFARLPSGPVTRLDGVTAREQEVLTLIARGLSNDEIAARLHLGIATVKTHIGRLLHKLAARDRAQLVIAAYESGLVRTA from the coding sequence GTGACCCGCGTCCTCATCGCCGACGACCAGGCGTTGCTGCGCGGCAGTTTCCGCGTTCTCGTCGACAGCGCGCCCGGGCTGACGGTGGTCGGCGAGGCGTCCGACGGCGTCGAGGCGGTGGCCCTGGCCCGGTACGAAAAGCCGGACGTCGTGCTGATGGACGTCCGGATGCCGGAGATGGACGGCATCGAGGCGACCCGCCGCATCTGCGCGGAAACCGAGGTGCGGGTGCTGATGCTGACGACGTTCGACCTCGACGAGTACGTCTACGCGGCCCTGCGCGCGGGCGCCAGCGGCTTCCTGCTCAAGGACACGCGCCCGGCGGACCTGCTGGCGGCGATCGGGATCATCGCCGGCGGCGACGCGCTGCTGGCGCCGTCGGTGACCCGCCGGCTGGTGGCGGAGTTCGCGCGGCTGCCGTCGGGTCCGGTGACGCGGCTGGACGGCGTGACGGCCCGCGAGCAGGAGGTCCTGACGCTGATCGCGCGCGGCCTGTCGAACGACGAGATCGCCGCGCGGCTGCACCTGGGCATCGCGACGGTGAAGACCCACATCGGCCGGCTGCTGCACAAGCTCGCGGCGCGGGACCGGGCCCAGCTGGTGATCGCGGCCTACGAGTCGGGGCTCGTCCGCACCGCCTGA
- a CDS encoding sensor histidine kinase, translating to MRFRTVLDVLAAVLLGLGAGGNLAAGAWALPAWLPAWLGWTILVSSVVPIVTRRWWPRVTYGGSLVLTAAAVPIGGPVLGIAVVGAACALYIVVIRLDNRIVRIGFVAGLAVVGGLPFALPTPSVSQAVNIGAGALIAGYAFGLTVRARREHAVSEREQAVSAERLRIAREMHDVVAHSMSLIAVKAAVGNHVALDQPGEAREALRVIEETSRESLAELRRMLGVLRDGTGVPALAPAPTLADLRALAGRAEQAGPAVDLVVEGLDELPNGVGQSVYRIVQEALTNVVKHAGATTCRIRVTGEDGEVRIEVRDDGRGGTAEPGHGLIGMRERVAVYGGEFSAGPGERGFRVFARLPYEPAVAR from the coding sequence ATGCGATTTCGGACGGTCTTGGACGTCCTGGCGGCGGTCCTGCTGGGGCTCGGCGCCGGCGGCAACCTCGCCGCCGGGGCGTGGGCGCTGCCGGCTTGGCTGCCCGCCTGGCTCGGCTGGACGATCCTCGTCTCCAGCGTGGTCCCGATCGTCACGCGCCGGTGGTGGCCGCGGGTCACCTACGGCGGCTCCCTGGTGCTGACGGCGGCGGCCGTCCCGATCGGCGGGCCGGTGCTCGGGATCGCCGTCGTGGGTGCGGCGTGCGCGCTCTACATCGTCGTGATCCGGCTGGACAACCGGATCGTCCGCATCGGATTCGTGGCCGGGCTGGCCGTGGTCGGCGGGCTCCCGTTCGCGCTGCCGACGCCGAGCGTGTCGCAGGCGGTGAACATCGGCGCGGGGGCGCTGATCGCCGGGTACGCGTTCGGCCTCACCGTGCGCGCCCGCCGGGAACACGCCGTCAGCGAACGGGAGCAGGCGGTTTCGGCGGAACGGCTGCGGATCGCGCGCGAGATGCACGACGTCGTCGCGCACAGCATGAGCCTGATCGCGGTGAAGGCGGCCGTCGGCAACCACGTCGCCCTCGACCAGCCCGGCGAAGCGCGGGAAGCCTTGCGCGTCATCGAAGAGACCAGCCGCGAGAGTCTCGCCGAGCTGCGGCGGATGCTCGGTGTGCTGCGCGACGGCACCGGCGTCCCGGCGCTGGCCCCCGCCCCGACGCTCGCCGACCTGCGCGCGCTCGCCGGCCGCGCCGAGCAGGCGGGCCCGGCCGTCGACCTGGTCGTCGAGGGCCTCGACGAGCTGCCGAACGGCGTCGGGCAGTCGGTGTACCGGATCGTGCAGGAGGCGCTGACCAACGTCGTCAAGCACGCGGGCGCGACGACGTGCCGGATCCGCGTCACCGGTGAGGACGGCGAGGTACGCATCGAAGTCCGCGACGACGGCCGCGGCGGCACCGCGGAACCCGGCCACGGCCTGATCGGGATGCGCGAGCGCGTGGCCGTCTACGGCGGCGAGTTCAGCGCCGGTCCCGGCGAGCGCGGCTTCCGCGTTTTCGCGCGCCTGCCCTACGAACCGGCCGTGGCCCGGTGA
- a CDS encoding SRPBCC family protein, translated as MPAKLQTVDDRPALRLERRLEHAPEKVWHAITDPAELAHWFPVAVDVDLRDGGAIRFTFPSADDVTTGQVRTVDPPREFTFTWNDDTLRWLISPDGDGSLLEFTHTFGRGDPAIAKLAAGRTAAGWDVCLDTLEARLAGEKHEPPADWHAPMASYVDDFGLGDGEVLEDGTIRFRRDLVWKPVDEVRALLPGEPGWHVVHDPLEGTRVEFTEAPETDVAAQLARRHEQLDKLFAATHGVELPDWPAERVEAVRKHYAERPTQG; from the coding sequence GTGCCCGCGAAGCTGCAGACCGTCGACGACCGCCCCGCGCTCCGGCTGGAACGCCGCCTGGAGCACGCGCCGGAAAAGGTCTGGCACGCCATCACCGACCCGGCCGAGCTGGCGCACTGGTTCCCGGTCGCCGTCGACGTCGACCTGCGCGACGGCGGCGCGATCCGGTTCACCTTCCCGAGCGCGGACGACGTCACCACGGGCCAGGTCCGCACCGTCGACCCGCCGCGCGAGTTCACCTTCACCTGGAACGACGACACCCTGCGCTGGCTGATCTCCCCGGACGGCGACGGCAGCCTCCTGGAGTTCACGCACACCTTCGGCCGCGGCGACCCGGCGATCGCGAAGCTCGCCGCGGGCCGCACGGCCGCGGGCTGGGACGTCTGCCTCGACACCCTCGAAGCCCGCCTCGCCGGTGAGAAGCACGAGCCGCCGGCGGACTGGCACGCCCCGATGGCGTCCTATGTGGACGACTTCGGCCTCGGCGACGGCGAGGTCCTCGAAGACGGCACGATCCGCTTCCGCCGCGACCTCGTCTGGAAGCCCGTCGACGAGGTCCGCGCGCTGCTGCCCGGCGAGCCCGGCTGGCACGTCGTCCACGACCCGCTCGAAGGCACCCGCGTCGAGTTCACGGAGGCCCCCGAAACCGACGTCGCCGCGCAGCTGGCCCGGCGGCACGAGCAGCTCGACAAGCTGTTCGCCGCCACCCACGGCGTCGAGCTGCCGGACTGGCCGGCCGAGCGCGTCGAGGCCGTGCGCAAGCACTACGCGGAGCGTCCGACTCAGGGTTGA
- a CDS encoding MarR family winged helix-turn-helix transcriptional regulator encodes MTVDEQAWSRVLVLHARIEQELGKALHRRHGLGLSEYRALGKLATSPKGELRMQELAEAIGLNQSSVSRMCARLEDAGLTVRDLCEDDRRGVYSVITDAGRKRHAETEPTYGDVLRTALDKAASDPELATAVSAVRGA; translated from the coding sequence ATGACCGTCGACGAACAGGCCTGGAGCCGGGTTCTGGTGCTGCACGCCCGCATCGAGCAGGAGCTGGGCAAGGCGCTGCACCGCCGCCACGGGCTCGGCCTGTCCGAGTACCGCGCGCTCGGCAAGCTGGCCACGAGCCCGAAGGGCGAGCTGCGGATGCAGGAGCTCGCCGAGGCGATCGGGCTCAACCAGAGCTCGGTCAGCCGGATGTGCGCGCGCCTCGAAGACGCCGGACTGACCGTCCGAGACCTGTGCGAAGACGACCGCCGCGGCGTCTACTCGGTGATCACCGACGCCGGCCGCAAGCGCCACGCTGAGACCGAGCCGACCTACGGCGACGTCCTGCGCACCGCGCTCGACAAGGCCGCGAGCGACCCGGAGCTGGCCACGGCGGTCTCTGCCGTCCGCGGCGCTTGA
- a CDS encoding flavodoxin family protein, translating to MSDRSFLFLVGAARAGGNTEMLARRAAKELPQDADQRWIRLPEVPLAPFEDRRHGAGEHPEPGANEQLLMDATFAATDIVIVSPVYWYSVAASVKLYLDYWSGWMRLPVEFKPRMRGKSLWGVSALSETAREAQPLIGTLELCAEYLGMNWGGVLLGNGSRPGDVLLDDAAMTAASTFFTGADLVTA from the coding sequence ATGAGCGACCGCAGCTTCCTGTTCCTGGTCGGCGCCGCGCGAGCCGGGGGCAACACGGAGATGCTGGCCCGGCGGGCCGCGAAGGAGCTGCCGCAGGACGCGGACCAGCGCTGGATCCGGCTGCCCGAGGTGCCGCTGGCGCCGTTCGAGGATCGCCGTCACGGCGCCGGCGAACACCCGGAGCCCGGTGCGAACGAGCAGCTGCTGATGGACGCGACCTTCGCCGCGACGGACATCGTGATCGTGTCGCCGGTGTACTGGTACTCGGTCGCGGCGAGCGTGAAGCTGTACCTCGACTACTGGTCCGGCTGGATGCGCCTGCCGGTCGAGTTCAAACCGCGGATGCGCGGGAAGTCGTTGTGGGGCGTGAGCGCCCTGAGCGAGACGGCGCGCGAGGCCCAGCCGCTGATCGGCACCCTCGAGCTGTGCGCGGAGTACCTGGGCATGAACTGGGGCGGTGTCCTGCTGGGCAACGGCAGCCGCCCGGGCGACGTCCTGCTGGACGACGCGGCCATGACGGCCGCGTCGACCTTCTTCACCGGCGCGGACCTGGTCACCGCCTAA
- a CDS encoding TetR/AcrR family transcriptional regulator has protein sequence MGNKDALLAGAKRCLNEKGYARTSVRDLASAANVSMAAIGYHFGSREALLNTALIEANAEWGDTLAKTLQVETPPDASPAERFELIWQRVIESLPAHRRMWAMTFEAYTQPDLDPAVRAQLAKALELARFGLANLFQGLDDGSPEARAVGTVHQALLSGVVLQWLADPDHAPSGADLIHGLRLLTKDVLA, from the coding sequence ATGGGCAACAAGGACGCACTGCTGGCGGGCGCGAAGCGCTGTCTCAACGAGAAGGGCTACGCCCGCACGAGCGTGCGGGACCTGGCCTCGGCGGCGAACGTCAGCATGGCCGCGATCGGCTACCACTTCGGCTCCCGCGAGGCGCTGCTCAACACCGCGCTGATCGAGGCGAACGCGGAGTGGGGCGACACGCTGGCGAAGACCCTGCAGGTCGAGACGCCGCCGGACGCGTCGCCGGCCGAGCGCTTCGAGCTGATCTGGCAGCGGGTGATCGAGTCGCTCCCCGCGCACCGGCGGATGTGGGCGATGACGTTCGAGGCCTACACGCAGCCGGATCTCGACCCGGCCGTCCGCGCGCAGCTGGCGAAGGCGCTCGAACTGGCCCGCTTCGGGCTGGCGAACCTCTTCCAGGGCCTCGACGACGGCAGCCCCGAGGCCCGGGCCGTCGGCACCGTGCACCAGGCCCTGCTTTCGGGCGTGGTGCTGCAGTGGCTCGCCGACCCGGACCACGCCCCCTCGGGCGCCGACCTGATCCACGGCCTGCGCCTGCTCACGAAGGACGTCCTGGCTTAG
- a CDS encoding FAD-dependent monooxygenase, whose translation MQNRRVLISGASVAGPALAFWLRRYGFTPTVVERAPRLREGGYAVDFRGASLRVLDRMGLLGQVEAAATNMGEVTYVDEGNRPLVVTPPTFQSGELEILRGDLSRILYDATSGDVEYVFGDSITGVTEHGDGVTVTFEHGAPREFDLVVGADGLHSNVRSLVFGDESRYRHDLGYYVSIFTVPNHLGLDHVGRFYNEPNRTIGVYSARDHAEAKALFWFGSEPLAYDHRDVEGQRRIVEETFADAGWEAPALLDGMRRAPDFYFDSASQIKLDTYSTGRVALVGDAAYCAAPLSGMGTSLAVVGAYVLAGELAAAGGDHATAFTAYHEEMREFVAVCQKLGEGNGKWFVPPTRAWIRLRNLNLRLLPHLPWRKVIEQLPLKAGNAITLKEYAKVPA comes from the coding sequence ATGCAGAACAGACGAGTCCTCATCTCCGGCGCGAGCGTCGCCGGCCCCGCCCTGGCCTTCTGGCTCCGCCGCTACGGCTTCACGCCGACCGTGGTCGAGCGCGCCCCTCGGCTCCGTGAAGGCGGCTACGCCGTCGACTTCCGCGGCGCTTCACTGCGCGTCCTCGACCGGATGGGCCTGCTCGGCCAGGTCGAAGCGGCGGCGACGAACATGGGTGAAGTGACCTATGTGGACGAAGGGAACCGGCCGCTGGTCGTCACGCCGCCGACGTTCCAGAGCGGTGAGCTGGAGATCCTGCGCGGCGACCTCTCGCGCATCCTGTACGACGCCACGAGCGGCGACGTCGAATACGTCTTCGGCGACTCGATCACCGGCGTCACCGAGCACGGCGACGGCGTCACGGTCACCTTCGAACACGGCGCGCCGCGCGAGTTCGACCTGGTCGTGGGCGCCGACGGGCTGCACTCGAACGTGCGCTCGCTCGTCTTCGGCGACGAGTCCCGGTACCGCCATGACCTCGGCTACTACGTCTCGATCTTCACCGTGCCGAACCACCTCGGTCTCGACCACGTCGGCCGGTTCTACAACGAGCCGAACCGCACGATCGGCGTCTACAGCGCCCGCGACCACGCGGAAGCGAAAGCCTTGTTCTGGTTCGGTTCCGAGCCGCTCGCGTACGACCACCGCGACGTCGAAGGTCAGCGCCGGATCGTCGAGGAGACCTTCGCGGACGCGGGCTGGGAGGCGCCGGCCCTGCTCGACGGGATGCGGCGGGCGCCGGACTTCTACTTCGACTCGGCGAGCCAGATCAAGCTCGACACGTACTCGACCGGCCGGGTCGCGCTGGTCGGCGACGCCGCGTACTGCGCCGCGCCGCTCTCGGGCATGGGGACGAGCCTGGCGGTCGTCGGCGCGTACGTGCTGGCGGGCGAGCTCGCGGCGGCCGGCGGCGACCACGCGACGGCGTTCACCGCCTACCACGAAGAGATGCGCGAGTTCGTCGCCGTGTGCCAGAAACTGGGTGAGGGCAACGGGAAGTGGTTCGTGCCGCCGACCCGCGCGTGGATCCGGCTGCGTAACCTCAACCTGCGGCTGCTGCCGCACCTGCCGTGGCGCAAGGTGATCGAGCAGCTGCCGCTCAAGGCGGGCAACGCGATCACGCTCAAGGAGTATGCGAAGGTGCCGGCGTGA
- a CDS encoding helix-turn-helix domain-containing protein, which translates to MLTRSYRCGLDAAIDVVGGRWKALILWALHAGPLRFGELRRKVTGISEKMLIQALRELEADELVHREVFREVPPKVEYSLTGLGQRLNTALLPLGDWGEENMAGIARRRGVTPAPSHTP; encoded by the coding sequence ATGCTGACCCGAAGCTACCGGTGCGGGCTGGACGCCGCGATCGACGTCGTCGGCGGCCGCTGGAAGGCCCTGATCCTGTGGGCGCTGCACGCCGGGCCGCTGCGGTTCGGTGAGCTGCGGCGCAAGGTGACGGGGATCAGCGAGAAGATGCTGATCCAGGCGCTGCGGGAGCTGGAGGCGGACGAGCTCGTGCACCGCGAGGTGTTCCGCGAGGTCCCGCCGAAGGTCGAGTACTCGCTGACCGGCCTCGGTCAGCGGCTGAACACCGCGCTGCTGCCGCTGGGCGACTGGGGCGAGGAGAACATGGCCGGCATCGCTCGGCGCCGGGGCGTCACGCCGGCACCTTCGCATACTCCTTGA
- a CDS encoding NAD(P)-dependent oxidoreductase translates to MGESKKQVGVLGLGRMGAALAGALLGAGHDVVVWNRSPLKAGPLLDRGARLAATPAEVATADVVLSCLSTHDTQQPVLEELTPAVLVNLTSGTPEQARDVAKWAASRGIDYVDGVIMAVPQGIGTPASRILYGGSATAFEAHREVLEVLGEPVFLGEDAGLAALYDLALLGIMWSTMSGYLHALALVGTEGITPERFTPMALPWLSAVGGFLTGMSAQVASGDYTTDVSALDINAAGLELLVETSRAQGISTVVPATLAELFTRAVDAGHGAHAIASVIEEIR, encoded by the coding sequence ATGGGAGAAAGCAAGAAACAAGTGGGCGTGCTCGGCCTGGGGCGGATGGGCGCCGCCCTCGCCGGCGCGCTCTTGGGGGCGGGCCACGACGTCGTGGTGTGGAACCGGTCGCCGCTCAAGGCCGGCCCGCTGCTGGACCGCGGCGCCCGGCTCGCGGCGACGCCCGCGGAGGTCGCCACGGCCGACGTCGTGCTCAGCTGTCTGTCCACACACGACACTCAACAGCCGGTGCTGGAGGAGCTGACGCCGGCGGTGCTGGTGAACCTCACCTCCGGCACACCGGAGCAGGCCCGCGACGTCGCGAAGTGGGCGGCCTCGCGGGGAATCGACTACGTGGACGGCGTGATCATGGCCGTCCCGCAAGGCATCGGCACGCCGGCCTCGCGGATCCTCTACGGCGGCTCGGCCACGGCGTTCGAGGCACACCGCGAGGTGCTGGAAGTGCTGGGGGAGCCGGTGTTCCTCGGCGAGGACGCCGGGCTCGCAGCGCTGTACGACCTGGCGCTGCTGGGCATCATGTGGTCGACGATGAGCGGCTACCTGCACGCGCTCGCGCTGGTCGGCACCGAGGGGATCACGCCGGAGCGGTTCACGCCGATGGCGTTGCCGTGGCTCTCGGCGGTCGGCGGGTTCCTCACCGGCATGAGCGCCCAGGTGGCGAGCGGCGACTACACGACGGACGTCTCGGCCCTGGACATCAACGCGGCCGGGCTGGAGCTGCTGGTCGAGACGAGCCGGGCGCAGGGCATCAGCACGGTCGTGCCCGCGACGCTGGCGGAGTTGTTCACCCGCGCGGTCGACGCGGGCCACGGCGCGCACGCGATCGCGAGTGTCATCGAGGAGATCCGGTGA